A window of Lepidochelys kempii isolate rLepKem1 chromosome 1, rLepKem1.hap2, whole genome shotgun sequence contains these coding sequences:
- the ATP5F1C gene encoding ATP synthase subunit gamma, mitochondrial isoform X2, which yields MFSRGAAVLICQPQWGQVRNMATLKDITRRLKSIKNIQKITKSMKMVAAAKYARAERELKPARVYGVGALALYEKAEIKVPEDKKKHLIIGVSSDRGLCGAIHTSVAKAMKTEISTLSDAGKEVMVVGVGDKLRGLLQRTHNKHFLVTFKEVGRKPPSFGDASLIASELLNSGYEFDEGSVIYNRFRSVISYKTDEKPFYSLDAVAGAESISIYDDIDADVLRNYQEFILANILFYSLKESTTSEQSARMTAMDNASKNASEIIDKLTLTFNRTRQAVITKELIEIISGAAAL from the exons ATGTTCTCCCGAGGCGCCGCGGTCCTGATCTGCCAGCCGCAATG GGGCCAAGTCAGGAATATGGCCACTTTAAAGGACA TTACCAGGCGTTTAAAGTCCATCAAGAACATCCAGAAAATTACGAAGTCCATGAAGATGGTTGCTGCAGCGAAGTATGCCAGAGCCGAGAGGGAACTGAAACCAGCTAGAGTGTATGGAGTGGGAGCCTTGG CTCTCTATGAGAAAGCAGAAATTAAGGTCCCCGAAGACAAGAAGAAACACCTCATTATTGGTGTGTCCTCTGATCGTGGTCTCTGTGGTGCTATCCATACCTCTGTTGCTAAAGCCATGAAAACTGAAATTAGCACCCTCTCAGATGCGGGGAAAGAGGTCATGGTGGTTGGAGTGGGTGACAAATTAAGAGGCCTGCTTCAAAG GACACACAATAAACATTTCCTGGTGACATTCAAAGAAGTGGGAAGAAAACCTCCCAGCTTTGGAGATGCTTCATTGATTGCCTCAGAGCTGCTAAACTCTGGATACGAATTTGATGAAGGATCTGTCATCTACAATCGATTCAG GTCTGTCATCTCCTACAAGACAGATGAAAAACCTTTCTACTCTCTTGATGCAGTTGCTGGTGCTG AAAGCATTAGTATCTATGATGATATTGATGCTGATGTGCTGCGAAACTACCAGGAGTTTATATTAGCAAACATCCTCTTCTACTCTCTGAAGGAATCCACCACCAGCGAGCAGAGTGCCAGAATGACTGCTATGGACAACGCCAGCAAAAATGCTT cTGAGATTATTGACAAATTGACCTTGACATTCAACCGTACCCGTCAAGCTGTCATCACCAAGGAGCTTATTGAGATCATTtctggtgctgctgctct GTAA
- the ATP5F1C gene encoding ATP synthase subunit gamma, mitochondrial isoform X1 yields the protein MFSRGAAVLICQPQWGQVRNMATLKDITRRLKSIKNIQKITKSMKMVAAAKYARAERELKPARVYGVGALALYEKAEIKVPEDKKKHLIIGVSSDRGLCGAIHTSVAKAMKTEISTLSDAGKEVMVVGVGDKLRGLLQRTHNKHFLVTFKEVGRKPPSFGDASLIASELLNSGYEFDEGSVIYNRFRSVISYKTDEKPFYSLDAVAGAESISIYDDIDADVLRNYQEFILANILFYSLKESTTSEQSARMTAMDNASKNASEIIDKLTLTFNRTRQAVITKELIEIISGAAALG from the exons ATGTTCTCCCGAGGCGCCGCGGTCCTGATCTGCCAGCCGCAATG GGGCCAAGTCAGGAATATGGCCACTTTAAAGGACA TTACCAGGCGTTTAAAGTCCATCAAGAACATCCAGAAAATTACGAAGTCCATGAAGATGGTTGCTGCAGCGAAGTATGCCAGAGCCGAGAGGGAACTGAAACCAGCTAGAGTGTATGGAGTGGGAGCCTTGG CTCTCTATGAGAAAGCAGAAATTAAGGTCCCCGAAGACAAGAAGAAACACCTCATTATTGGTGTGTCCTCTGATCGTGGTCTCTGTGGTGCTATCCATACCTCTGTTGCTAAAGCCATGAAAACTGAAATTAGCACCCTCTCAGATGCGGGGAAAGAGGTCATGGTGGTTGGAGTGGGTGACAAATTAAGAGGCCTGCTTCAAAG GACACACAATAAACATTTCCTGGTGACATTCAAAGAAGTGGGAAGAAAACCTCCCAGCTTTGGAGATGCTTCATTGATTGCCTCAGAGCTGCTAAACTCTGGATACGAATTTGATGAAGGATCTGTCATCTACAATCGATTCAG GTCTGTCATCTCCTACAAGACAGATGAAAAACCTTTCTACTCTCTTGATGCAGTTGCTGGTGCTG AAAGCATTAGTATCTATGATGATATTGATGCTGATGTGCTGCGAAACTACCAGGAGTTTATATTAGCAAACATCCTCTTCTACTCTCTGAAGGAATCCACCACCAGCGAGCAGAGTGCCAGAATGACTGCTATGGACAACGCCAGCAAAAATGCTT cTGAGATTATTGACAAATTGACCTTGACATTCAACCGTACCCGTCAAGCTGTCATCACCAAGGAGCTTATTGAGATCATTtctggtgctgctgctct GGGATAA
- the ATP5F1C gene encoding ATP synthase subunit gamma, mitochondrial isoform X4 produces MLVVTRRLKSIKNIQKITKSMKMVAAAKYARAERELKPARVYGVGALALYEKAEIKVPEDKKKHLIIGVSSDRGLCGAIHTSVAKAMKTEISTLSDAGKEVMVVGVGDKLRGLLQRTHNKHFLVTFKEVGRKPPSFGDASLIASELLNSGYEFDEGSVIYNRFRSVISYKTDEKPFYSLDAVAGAESISIYDDIDADVLRNYQEFILANILFYSLKESTTSEQSARMTAMDNASKNASEIIDKLTLTFNRTRQAVITKELIEIISGAAALG; encoded by the exons ATGCTTGTAGTTACCAGGCGTTTAAAGTCCATCAAGAACATCCAGAAAATTACGAAGTCCATGAAGATGGTTGCTGCAGCGAAGTATGCCAGAGCCGAGAGGGAACTGAAACCAGCTAGAGTGTATGGAGTGGGAGCCTTGG CTCTCTATGAGAAAGCAGAAATTAAGGTCCCCGAAGACAAGAAGAAACACCTCATTATTGGTGTGTCCTCTGATCGTGGTCTCTGTGGTGCTATCCATACCTCTGTTGCTAAAGCCATGAAAACTGAAATTAGCACCCTCTCAGATGCGGGGAAAGAGGTCATGGTGGTTGGAGTGGGTGACAAATTAAGAGGCCTGCTTCAAAG GACACACAATAAACATTTCCTGGTGACATTCAAAGAAGTGGGAAGAAAACCTCCCAGCTTTGGAGATGCTTCATTGATTGCCTCAGAGCTGCTAAACTCTGGATACGAATTTGATGAAGGATCTGTCATCTACAATCGATTCAG GTCTGTCATCTCCTACAAGACAGATGAAAAACCTTTCTACTCTCTTGATGCAGTTGCTGGTGCTG AAAGCATTAGTATCTATGATGATATTGATGCTGATGTGCTGCGAAACTACCAGGAGTTTATATTAGCAAACATCCTCTTCTACTCTCTGAAGGAATCCACCACCAGCGAGCAGAGTGCCAGAATGACTGCTATGGACAACGCCAGCAAAAATGCTT cTGAGATTATTGACAAATTGACCTTGACATTCAACCGTACCCGTCAAGCTGTCATCACCAAGGAGCTTATTGAGATCATTtctggtgctgctgctct GGGATAA
- the ATP5F1C gene encoding ATP synthase subunit gamma, mitochondrial isoform X3, with product MFSRGAAVLICQPQWGQVRNMATLKDITRRLKSIKNIQKITKSMKMVAAAKYARAERELKPARVYGVGALALYEKAEIKVPEDKKKHLIIGVSSDRGLCGAIHTSVAKAMKTEISTLSDAGKEVMVVGVGDKLRGLLQRTHNKHFLVTFKEVGRKPPSFGDASLIASELLNSGYEFDEGSVIYNRFRSVISYKTDEKPFYSLDAVAGAESISIYDDIDADVLRNYQEFILANILFYSLKESTTSEQSARMTAMDNASKNASEIIDKLTLTFNRTRQAVITKELIEIISGAAAL from the exons ATGTTCTCCCGAGGCGCCGCGGTCCTGATCTGCCAGCCGCAATG GGGCCAAGTCAGGAATATGGCCACTTTAAAGGACA TTACCAGGCGTTTAAAGTCCATCAAGAACATCCAGAAAATTACGAAGTCCATGAAGATGGTTGCTGCAGCGAAGTATGCCAGAGCCGAGAGGGAACTGAAACCAGCTAGAGTGTATGGAGTGGGAGCCTTGG CTCTCTATGAGAAAGCAGAAATTAAGGTCCCCGAAGACAAGAAGAAACACCTCATTATTGGTGTGTCCTCTGATCGTGGTCTCTGTGGTGCTATCCATACCTCTGTTGCTAAAGCCATGAAAACTGAAATTAGCACCCTCTCAGATGCGGGGAAAGAGGTCATGGTGGTTGGAGTGGGTGACAAATTAAGAGGCCTGCTTCAAAG GACACACAATAAACATTTCCTGGTGACATTCAAAGAAGTGGGAAGAAAACCTCCCAGCTTTGGAGATGCTTCATTGATTGCCTCAGAGCTGCTAAACTCTGGATACGAATTTGATGAAGGATCTGTCATCTACAATCGATTCAG GTCTGTCATCTCCTACAAGACAGATGAAAAACCTTTCTACTCTCTTGATGCAGTTGCTGGTGCTG AAAGCATTAGTATCTATGATGATATTGATGCTGATGTGCTGCGAAACTACCAGGAGTTTATATTAGCAAACATCCTCTTCTACTCTCTGAAGGAATCCACCACCAGCGAGCAGAGTGCCAGAATGACTGCTATGGACAACGCCAGCAAAAATGCTT cTGAGATTATTGACAAATTGACCTTGACATTCAACCGTACCCGTCAAGCTGTCATCACCAAGGAGCTTATTGAGATCATTtctggtgctgctgctctgtaA